A window of Torulaspora globosa chromosome 8, complete sequence contains these coding sequences:
- a CDS encoding sphinganine kinase LCB5 (ancestral locus Anc_6.48), which translates to MTLRSNSTKLKRGLLLPLAPSSSTSSTEPSFDNSDSDFHKKPDRSVSFIDSRTLAGTDNELHTNPLASTTTKNIHVSMNLPSSLKSLRSIAVRDFNEATLTDDGIMITSQGISLASRASDNEAFLDSRNNSTSDSSFFETESLVSCVTCLSDSYSTEQRNHLNLSSPSKSVGGGLNNLGDHDASYSSVTGQMLANTVIPYGRILHAKYLENPKDYLDNTDTSKASDASSSPSSSNLNDSDNQVNTAAAGHDDRFLAVGGTKSGINTKGKTKKCSKRGSGEPKFVEITFAKPRRHDIVPKRLILSISFPSSSANMDIVEEILKRSYKNARRERSILVIINPFGGKRKAKKLFMSKCKPILLASKCSIDTAYTKYFGHAVDIAREVDIDKYDTIACASGDGIPYEVINGLFQRPDRAEAFNKLAVTQLPCGSGNAMSVSCHWTNNPSYAALCLVKSVEARIDLMCCSQQSYYKEFPRLSFLSQTYGVIAESDINTEFIRWMGPARFELGVAFNVLQRKKYPCEIYVKYAAKLKNDLKVHYLEHKNRASLRFESELERNQDHEGLDGDSNSRDADRITEKDFKVKYPLDNAVPADWERIDPDLTDNLGIFYTGKMPYIAADTKFFPAALPADGSMDLVITDARTPVTRMAPILLGLDKGSHVLQPEVIHSKILAYRLVPKITNSLFSVDGEKFPLEPLQVEVMPRLCKTLLRNGSYVDTDFDSM; encoded by the coding sequence ATGACGCTCCGTTCGAATAGTACCAAACTGAAGCGAGGGCTCCTGCTTCCTCTCGCACCTTCGTCGtcaacttcatcaactgAACCTTCATTTGATAATAGTGATAGCGATTTTCATAAGAAGCCAGATAGAAGCGTAAGTTTCATAGATTCCCGCACTTTAGCCGGGACAGATAACGAACTCCATACGAATCCCTTGGCGAGCACAACGACTAAGAATATTCATGTTTCAATGAACTTGCCCAGCTCGCTCAAAAGTCTAAGATCTATCGCGGTCAGAGATTTCAACGAAGCCACGCTGACTGATGATGGTATTATGATCACTTCTCAAGGAATTTCCCTTGCATCGCGAGCTTCTGACAATGAAGCCTTTCTCGACAGCCGCAACAATAGTACGAGCGACAGCAGTTTTTTCGAGACAGAGTCTTTAGTCAGTTGTGTTACATGTCTGAGCGACAGCTATTCTACCGAACAACGCAATCACTTAAATCTGAGCAGCCCCAGCAAAAGCGTCGGCGGTGGGTTAAACAATTTAGGCGACCACGACGCATCATATTCTTCAGTCACTGGCCAAATGCTTGCCAATACAGTCATACCGTATGGAAGAATACTGCACGCCAAATATCTGGAGAATCCCAAAGACTACTTAGATAACACTGATACGAGTAAGGCTTCAGATGCCAGCTCTTCaccttcgtcatcgaatCTTAACGATAGTGATAACCAAGTTAACACTGCCGCAGCAGGCCATGACGATCGTTTCTTAGCTGTCGGTGGAACAAAGAGCGGAATAAATACCAAGGGTAAGACGAAAAAATGCTCGAAAAGAGGAAGTGGGGAGCCAAAGTTCGTGGAAATAACTTTTGCCAAACCTAGGCGCCACGACATCGTACCTAAGCGTTTGATTTTGTCCATCAGCTTCCCCAGTTCGTCTGCCAACATGGATATTGTAGAGGAAATTCTAAAAAGAAGCTACAAAAATGCTCGCCGAGAAAGATCGATATTGGTTATAATTAATCCATTTGGTGGTAAGCGGAAAGCTAAGAAACTGTTTATGAGCAAGTGCAAGCCCATTTTATTGGCAAGCAAATGCTCAATCGATACAGCGTACACTAAGTATTTTGGGCACGCGGTAGATATAGCTCGTGAAGTGGACATCGATAAATATGATACGATTGCTTGTGCATCTGGAGACGGCATACCATATGAAGTCATCAATGGGTTGTTCCAACGACCGGATCGGGCTGAAGCATTCAATAAACTTGCTGTGACACAACTACCGTGTGGTTCAGGGAACGCAATGAGTGTCTCATGTCACTGGACAAATAATCCGTCCTACGCCGCACTTTGCCTTGTGAAATCAGTAGAGGCAAGAATAGACCTAATGTGCTGCTCGCAACAGTCATATTACAAGGAGTTTCCTCGTTTGTCCTTCCTGAGTCAAACTTATGGAGTTATTGCTGAGTCAGACATAAACACTGAATTTATCAGATGGATGGGACCGGCCAGATTTGAGCTCGGAGTTGCATTCAACGTTCTGCAACGCAAGAAATATCCATGTGAAATTTATGTCAAATATGCTGCTAAGTTGAAGAACGACTTGAAAGTGCATTATCTGGAGCATAAGAATCGAGCTTCATTGAGATTTGAAAGTGAGCTAGAAAGGAATCAAGACCACGAGGGGCTGGATGGTGATTCGAATAGTAGAGATGCAGACAGAATCACTGAGAAGGACTTCAAAGTAAAGTACCCGCTGGATAATGCAGTGCCCGCAGATTGGGAACGAATCGACCCAGATCTGACTGACAATTTGGGCATTTTCTACACGGGAAAAATGCCCTATATTGCAGCTGACACTAAGTTCTTCCCAGCTGCACTGCCTGCAGACGGTAGCATGGATCTTGTGATTACCGACGCCAGAACGCCAGTTACAAGAATGGCTCCTATCCTTTTGGGGCTGGACAAGGGCTCACACGTTTTGCAACCTGAAGTCATACATTCCAAGATCTTGGCTTACAGATTGGTGCCGAAGATCACAAACAGTCTCTTTTCGGTCGATGGTGAGAAGTTCCCGCTGGAGCCGCTGCAGGTCGAAGTTATGCCCCGCTTGTGCAAAACGCTTCTAAGAAACGGCAGTTACGTGGACACTGACTTCGACTCGATGTAG
- the YPT6 gene encoding Rab family GTPase YPT6 (ancestral locus Anc_6.49), with amino-acid sequence MSGGRSGKSLTKYKIVFLGEQGVGKTSLITRFMYDTFDDHYQATIGIDFLSKTMYLDDKTIRLQLWDTAGQERFRSLIPSYIRDSRVAIVVYDITKKRSFEFIDKWIEDVKNERGEENVILCIVGNKSDLSDERQVSTEEGETKAKLLGAKIFMETSTKAGYNVKNLFKKVAKSLPEFQDSHSGGSELDGSNEAGKSEANKPGIIDITTADQQAQEGGCQC; translated from the coding sequence ATGAGTGGGGGTAGATCTGGTAAATCTTTGACAAAATACAAAATTGTGTTTTTGGGAGAACAAGGTGTTGGGAAGACCTCGCTGATTACCAGATTCATGTACGATACTTTTGATGATCATTATCAGGCGACCATTGGAATAGACTTTCTATCAAAAACGATGTATCTGGACGATAAGACTATTAGGTTACAACTGTGGGATACCGCTGGCCAGGAAAGATTCCGGTCGCTGATACCTTCGTACATAAGGGACTCGAGAGTAGCGATTGTTGTGTATGACATaaccaagaagagatcattTGAGTTCATTGACAAGTGGATAGAGGATGTAAAGAATGAGAGAGGGGAGGAAAATGTGATACTCTGCATTGTGGGAAACAAGAGTGACCTGTCGGACGAGAGACAGGTGTCTACGGAGGAAGGTGAGACAAAGGCTAAGCTGCTAGGTGCCAAAATATTCATGGAGACGTCGACCAAGGCTGGCTACAAcgtcaagaacttgttcaagaaagtcGCCAAGTCGCTGCCCGAGTTTCAGGATAGTCATTCAGGAGGCTCTGAGCTTGATGGATCGAATGAGGCGGGCAAATCTGAAGCAAACAAACCGGGGATAATTGACATCACGACAGCGGACCAACAGGCGCAGGAAGGTGGCTGTCAATGTTGA
- the HSP60 gene encoding chaperone ATPase HSP60 (ancestral locus Anc_6.47): protein MLRSITVRSRIPSLRSANVLRRCYSSHKELKFGVEGRAALLRGVETLADAVQATLGPKGRNVLIEQPFGAPKITKDGVTVAKSIVLEDKFENMGAKLLQEVASKTNEAAGDGTTSATVLGRAIFTESVKNVAAGCNPMDLRRGSQAAVEKVIEFLSSNKKEITTSEEIAQVATISANGDAHVGRLLASAMEKVGKEGVITIREGRTLEDELEVTEGMRFDRGFISPYFITDAKSGKVEFEKPLLLISEKKISSIQDILPALEISNQSRRPLVIIAEDVDGEALAACILNKLRGQVKVCAVKAPGFGDNRKNTLGDIAILTGGTVFTEELDLKPEQCTVDQLGSCDSITITKEDTVVLNGDGSKDAIETRIEQIKNSIDLTTTNSYEKEKLQERLAKLSGGVAVIRVGGSSEVEVGEKKDRYDDALNATRAAVEEGILPGGGTALVKASRVLDEVKVDNFDQKLGVDIIRKAISRPARQIIENAGEEGSVIVGKLIDEYGNDFAKGYDAAKGEFTDMLAAGIIDPFKVVRSGLVDASGVASLLATTEVAIVDAPQPPAPAGGGMPGGMPGMPGMM from the coding sequence ATGTTGAGGTCTATTACAGTTCGTTCTCGTATCCCTAGCTTGAGGTCAGCCAACGTTCTGCGTCGTTGCTACTCTTCCCACAAGGAGTTGAAATTCGGCGTGGAAGGACGTGCCGCATTATTGAGAGGTGTTGAGACCCTTGCTGATGCTGTCCAAGCTACTTTGGGTCCAAAAGGTAGGAACGTTTTAATTGAACAACCATTTGGTGCTCCAAAGATCACCAAAGATGGTGTCACTGTTGCGAAATCCATCGTTTTGGAAGACAAGTTCGAAAACATGGGAGCCAAGCTACTGCAAGAAGTGGCATCTAAGACTAACGAGGCCGCCGGTGATGGTACCACTTCTGCTACTGTTTTAGGTAGAGCTATCTTCACCGAATCTGTAAAGAATGTGGCTGCAGGATGCAATCCAATGGATCTGAGAAGAGGTTCTCAAGCGGCAGTGGAGAAAGTCATTGAGTTCTTGAGTagcaacaagaaggaaatTACCACATCTGAGGAAATTGCCCAGGTGGCAACCATCTCAGCCAATGGCGATGCTCACGTCGGTAGACTATTGGCTTCTGCCATGGAGAAGGTTGGCAAAGAAGGTGTCATCACTATCAGGGAGGGTAGAACTCTGGAAGATGAGTTGGAAGTCACCGAGGGTATGAGATTTGACCGTGGTTTTATCTCGCCATACTTCATCACGGACGCGAAATCTGGTAAAGTTGAGTTTGAGAAGCCTCTGCTTTTGATCagtgagaagaaaatctcTTCCATTCAGGACATCCTGCCAGCTTTGGAGATCTCCAACCAGTCTAGAAGACCGCTGGTTATTATTGCTGAAGATGTGGACGGTGAAGCTCTTGCAGCATGTATTTTGAACAAATTAAGAGGACAGGTTAAGGTATGCGCTGTCAAGGCCCCAGGCTTCGGTGACAACAGAAAGAACACTTTGGGTGATATCGCTATCTTAACCGGTGGTACCGTCTTCACGGAGGAGCTAGATCTAAAACCAGAACAGTGCACCGTCGATCAACTAGGTTCCTGTGATTCGATTACTATCACTAAGGAGGATACCGTGGTGTTGAACGGTGACGGTTCCAAGGATGCCATTGAAACTAGAattgagcagatcaaaaACTCCATTGACTTGACGACCACAAACTCATACGAAAAGgagaagcttcaagaacgTCTGGCTAAGCTGTCAGGCGGCGTGGCTGTCATCAGAGTTGGAGGCTCTTCTGAAGTGGAAGTTggcgagaagaaagatcgTTACGATGACGCTTTGAACGCCACCAGAGCCGCTGTAGAGGAAGGTATCCTACCTGGTGGTGGTACCGCTTTGGTCAAGGCCTCTCGTGTGTTGGATGAAGTTAAAGTTGATAACTTTGACCAGAAACTCGGTGTCGACATCATTAGAAAGGCGATCTCCAGACCAGCAAGGCAAATCATCGAGAATGCTGGTGAGGAAGGTTCTGTGATCGTTGGTAAGCTGATTGACGAATACGGTAATGACTTTGCCAAGGGTTACGATGCAGCCAAAGGTGAATTCACCGATATGTTAGCAGCTGGTATCATTGATCCTTTCAAGGTTGTTAGGTCTGGTTTAGTTGACGCTTCTGGTGTCGCCTCGTTGTTAGCCACTACTGAAGTTGCCATTGTTGATGCCCCACAGCCACCTGCCCCAGCTGGTGGTGGTATGCCAGGTGGTATGCCAGGTATGCCCGGTATGATGTAA
- the HTZ1 gene encoding histone H2AZ (ancestral locus Anc_6.43) has translation MSGKVHGGKGKSGAKDGSGNLRSQSSSSRAGLQFPVGRIKRYLKKNASGKIRVGSKAAIYLTAVLEYLTAEVLELAGNAAKDLKVKRITPRHLQLAIRGDDELDTLIRATIASGGVLPHINKALLLKVEKRK, from the coding sequence ATGTCTGGGAAAGTTCATGGTGGAAAAGGTAAATCCGGTGCCAAGGACGGCAGTGGCAATTTGAGATCACAATCATCATCCTCTAGAGCAGGTTTACAATTCCCCGTAGGTAGAATTAAGCGttatttgaagaagaatgccAGTGGTAAGATTCGTGTGGGTTCAAAGGCAGCTATCTATTTGACAGCAGTTTTGGAATATCTGACAGCAGAAGTGTTGGAGTTGGCTGGTAACGCTGCGAAGGATCTCAAGGTCAAGAGGATCACCCCTAGACATCTGCAATTGGCAATCAGAGGtgatgatgagctggaCACTTTGATCAGAGCCACCATCGCGTCAGGTGGTGTTCTACCACACATAAATAAGGCTTTGCTATTAAAAGTGGAAAAGAGGAAGTGA
- a CDS encoding lysophospholipase family protein (ancestral locus Anc_6.42): MFSINWLSLAIAVFFVDHWAHAWSPTDGYTPGNVTCGEDIKLVRAATGLSQNETDWLEKRDAYTREALKTFLERATSNFTNSSLVSTLFGNDSNVPKVAVACSGGGYRAMLCGAGMLAAMDNRTDGANEHGLGGLLQSATYLAGLSGGNWLTGTLAYNNWTSVQDIVNNMTTEGSIWDISNSIINPGGINVLTTAERWDHISDAVEGKQDAGFNVTLTDIWGRALSYNFFPSLYRGGVGYTWSTLRDSEVFQNGEMPFPISVACGRYPGTKIINLNATVFEFNPFEMGSWDPTLNAFSDVKYLGTNVSDGVPVKKGQCVAGFDNTGFVMGTSSSLFNQFLLRINDTSLPSFIKDLATHFLNDLSTDEDDIAVYGPNPFKDSMHMPSNYSTSISKSEDLFLVDGGEDNQNVPLVPLLQNERGVDVIFALDNSADTDENWPDGASLVATYERQFGIQGLNMSFPYVPDVNTFVNLGLNKNPVFFGCDAHNLTDLTYTPPLVVYIPNARHSYNSNTSTFKLSYSDDERLSIIKNGFEAATRGNLTEDSNFLGCVACAVMRRKQQSLNETLPDECSQCFTNYCWNGTIDNNKVAGLNNSDYSSTVASTAYSAFATGSSSSSSTTKKSKNDAINPVSPSPLLSFMALLGAVAGFL, encoded by the coding sequence ATGTTTTCGATAAATTGGCTGAGTTTAGCAATAGCAGTTTTCTTCGTCGATCATTGGGCTCATGCTTGGTCTCCTACCGATGGATACACTCCTGGGAATGTGACCTGCGGTGAGGATATCAAGTTGGTTAGAGCTGCAACGGGACTTTCCCAGAATGAGACTGACTGGCTAGAGAAAAGGGACGCCTACACAAGGGAAGCACTgaaaactttcttggagagGGCAACGAGCAACTTCACCAATAGTTCGCTAGTTTCCACACTTTTTGGTAATGATTCGAACGTGCCAAAGGTGGCCGTAGCTTGTTCCGGTGGTGGATATCGTGCCATGCTATGTGGTGCAGGTATGCTTGCAGCTATGGATAACAGAACCGATGGTGCCAATGAACACGGTTTGGGTGGTCTTCTGCAAAGTGCTACTTATTTGGCAGGTCTTTCAGGTGGTAATTGGCTGACTGGTACGTTGGCATACAATAATTGGACCTCGGTACAGGATATAGTGAACAATATGACGACAGAAGGCTCCATTTGGGACATCTCTAACTCCATCATCAACCCTGGTGGAATTAACGTTCTAACCACTGCTGAGAGATGGGATCACATTTCTGATGCTGTCGAGGGAAAACAGGACGCCGGCTTCAACGTCACGTTGACCGACATCTGGGGTCGGGCTTTATCCTATAATTTCTTTCCCTCTCTTTACCGAGGTGGTGTCGGGTACACTTGGTCGACCTTAAGAGACTCTGAAGTCTTTCAAAATGGTGAAATGCCGTTCCCTATTTCTGTGGCATGTGGTAGATACCCTGGTACtaaaatcatcaatttGAATGCTACCGTTTTTGAGTTTAACCCATTTGAAATGGGGTCCTGGGATCCTACTTTAAATGCATTCTCCGATGTAAAGTACCTGGGAACCAACGTTTCTGACGGTGTGCCAGTTAAAAAGGGTCAATGTGTTGCAGGCTTCGACAACACGGGATTCGTCATGGGTACCTCATCGAGTTTGTTCAACCAATTCCTGCTAAGAATCAACGACACCTCTCTACCTAGCTTTATCAAAGATTTAGCGACTCACTTCCTCAACGACCTGAGTACAGACGAAGACGATATCGCCGTCTATGGTCCAAACCCTTTCAAGGACTCTATGCATATGCCTTCAAATTACTCGACATCCATTTCGAAATCAGAAGATCTGTTCTTGGTAGATGGCGGTGAAGACAACCAAAATGTTCCACTGGTTCCATTATTGCAGAATGAGCGTGGCGTCGATGTCATTTTTGCTCTTGATAATTCAGCTGACACGGACGAGAACTGGCCTGATGGTGCATCTTTGGTTGCAACCTATGAACGCCAATTCGGAATACAAGGTCTTAACATGTCTTTCCCTTACGTCCCAGATGTAAACACTTTTGTTAACCTGGGTTTGAACAAAAATCCCGTATTTTTCGGTTGTGATGCTCATAACTTAACGGATTTGACTTACACTCCACCTTTGGTCGTCTACATTCCTAACGCCCGCCATTCGTACAACAGTAATACCAGTACCTTTAAGCTTTCCTACTCCGACGACGAAAGACTCAGTATTATCAAAAACGGATTTGAAGCAGCTACAAGAGGCAACCTCACCGAGGATTCCAACTTCTTGGGTTGCGTCGCTTGCGCAGTTATGAGACGTAAGCAACAAAGTCTCAACGAAACGTTACCGGATGAATGTAGCCAGTGTTTCACGAACTACTGTTGGAACGGAACTATTGATAATAACAAGGTGGCAGGTTTGAATAACAGTGATTACAGCTCTACAGTCGCATCTACCGCGTACAGTGCTTTTGCCACTGGCAGTAGTAGTAGTAGCTCTACGACTAAAAAATCTAAAAACGACGCAATCAATCCTGTGAGCCCATCTCCCCTTCTCTCCTTCATGGCATTGTTGGGCGCAGTCGCTGGCTTCTTATGA
- the TMA7 gene encoding Tma7p (ancestral locus Anc_6.50), producing MSGRQGGKAKPLKQKKKQQQELDPEDMAFKEKQKQDAAAKKAFMANVKSGKPLIGGGIKKSGKK from the coding sequence ATGTCCGGCCGTCAAGGTGGTAAGGccaagccattgaagcaaaagaagaagcagcaaCAAGAGTTGGATCCTGAGGATATGGCCTTCAAGGAGAAACAAAAGCAAGATGccgctgccaagaaagccTTCATGGCCAACGTCAAGTCAGGCAAACCACTAATCGGCGGTggaatcaagaaatccGGCAAGAAATAA
- the RRN11 gene encoding Rrn11p (ancestral locus Anc_6.46), whose protein sequence is MFEFPIALSSKRVRNSRKLRYQYVNNLYQKYNKIEGITPNGLPTPENSAAESSENECALERKRNRIRRRLKSIAGESYSDFESDEELNDAAGEALEDDEEENQERSYFKKYEKPQESFEKWQTDAKKRAPIRRTKISFTKYQRMCKSAKRKMANALELASRRSRIYLQTVSEGFEMVEPIDVKPETYQMKHISVLNSLLHVQLCRGNWDAAYNCFALLIRIPGVDIRNVWGIGNQVLHAKESPKYLEFLEWMSNIYSSRTTYPEDVNFRTAPVFTKGSRTHVPKFVSTWLWESLIQYTRESFEISGDSERDTDKLQELIDKISEMILAPPHMEDSEIWFIYSLCHMVKADILSTRFDGHLVGSARDIASNQVIQHIQRTKSCLQTCIAKGDFAYPKRHIERQLETFEKRLHIDDTDSKSMEQYAEEMNEELDTQSILSENASQGYLSGHSSST, encoded by the coding sequence ATGTTTGAGTTTCCTATAGCATTGTCATCCAAGAGAGTACGAAATAGCCGTAAACTTCGATACCAATATGTTAATAATCTGTACCAAAAGTATAACAAGATCGAAGGGATCACACCCAATGGTCTCCCAACACCTGAGAATTCTGCTGCCGAAAGTAGCGAAAATGAATGTGCCCtagaaaggaaaagaaatcGCATACGGAGAAGACTTAAGAGCATAGCAGGAGAGAGTTATAGCGATTTCGAATCAGACGAGGAGTTGAATGATGCAGCAGGTGAAGCCTtggaagacgatgaagaagagaatcAAGAGCGCAGCtatttcaagaaatacgAGAAACCACAGGAAAGTTTTGAGAAATGGCAAACAGACgcgaagaaaagagcacCAATACGAAGAACCAAGATTTCGTTTACGAAATATCAAAGGATGTGCAAGTCTGCCAAGCGCAAAATGGCCAACGCACTCGAGCTAGCCTCAAGACGCAGCAGAATTTACTTGCAAACTGTTAGCGAAGGTTTTGAAATGGTCGAACCTATCGATGTGAAACCAGAGACGTACCAAATGAAGCATATCAGTGTCCTGAACAGCCTTCTGCATGTTCAGTTATGTCGAGGAAATTGGGATGCTGCCTATAACTGTTTTGCATTACTTATACGGATTCCGGGCGTCGATATCAGAAATGTCTGGGGTATTGGTAATCAAGTTTTGCATGCTAAGGAGTCGCCAAAGTATCTCGAATTTTTGGAGTGGATGAGCAACATATATTCGTCAAGGACAACGTATCCAGAGGATGTGAACTTCAGAACTGCCCCTGTTTTCACCAAGGGTTCACGAACTCATGTACCCAAGTTCGTCAGCACATGGCTGTGGGAGTCACTCATTCAGTATACTCGAGAGTCATTTGAAATCAGCGGAGACTCTGAACGCGATACTGATAAATTACAGGAACTGATAGACAAGATTTCGGAGATGATACTAGCACCTCCTCACATGGAAGACTCAGAGATCTGGTTCATATACAGTTTATGCCATATGGTCAAGGCGGATATCCTGTCAACCAGGTTTGATGGTCATTTGGTTGGTTCTGCAAGAGATATTGCTAGCAATCAAGTTATACAGCATATCCAGAGGACGAAGAGCTGCTTACAAACTTGCATAGCCAAAGGTGACTTCGCTTATCCGAAGAGGCACATCGAGCGACAACTGGAGACATTTGAGAAAAGACTGCATATTGATGATACCGATTCGAAGAGCATGGAGCAATATGCTGAGGAAATGAATGAGGAATTAGATACGCAAAGCATCTTATCAGAAAACGCTTCTCAAGGTTATTTAAGCGGACATTCATCAAGTACGTAA
- the HRD1 gene encoding E3 ubiquitin-protein ligase HRD1 (ancestral locus Anc_6.45) — MAISETRKRQFIAFSVVVYGLTFYSVYDAVRTSVSFLQTIIKLRQGFNVIILTVFAILNSVLLWKLSTSLLLGDLRLIEYEHIFERLPFTIINTMLMSSMFNEHDFFTVAVLGLLLLYMKVFHWILRDRLEALLQTIQDSTTLRDLILTRFIFNLLLLAVADYNIISHCVTNSLANSFGASASVHLMMGMEFAMLLIDLANISLHTLLNFYEFYKSHSHGTQRRRNIVDDGDGEMDDNQFMGLEGKFIYERIIDIATRFLKTVLHALLLIPFKMPMMLIKDVLWDFLTLQQNAKTLWKTWRNNKQLDYKLPTVTQEQMGDVDNMCIICMDELFTGQDGSSHRNKPKKLPCGHVLHLCCLKNWMERSQTCPICRLAVFDENGNVAQSTSSPSPTTTETEGQPSGTSGEPAAFTMQASDAETQEPGASAVQHGNEDTDGNPNRGTRNTWYTFPIEESSNDSVCFTMKSANGDQLIPARLRFEKKTDIESSNNGLNDDNDSNEVEVIVIPDDAISDQQNIEGLKRRISELESQVEDLTKRVRKD; from the coding sequence ATGGCAATCTCAGAGACACGAAAGAGACAGTTCATTGCTTTCTCAGTAGTGGTCTATGGATTGACCTTTTACTCAGTTTACGATGCAGTAAGAACAAGTGTCTCATTTCTACAAACAATTATCAAATTAAGACAGGGTTTTAATGTGATTATTTTGACTGTGTTTGCCATTTTGAACTCGGTACTACTTTGGAAACTTTCTACTTCTCTACTGTTGGGCGATTTGCGGCTTATAGAGTATGAACATATCTTCGAAAGATTACCGTTTACCATCATCAACACTATGCTGATGTCTTCGATGTTCAATGAACACGATTTCTTCACTGTGGCCGTGTTGGGGCTGCTTTTGCTCTACATGAAGGTATTTCATTGGATTTTGAGAGATAGGCTTGAAGCCCTATTGCAGACCATTCAGGACTCCACAACTCTGCGTGACCTTATTTTAACCAGgttcatcttcaatcttttaTTATTAGCGGTGGCTGATTATAACATCATTTCTCACTGTGTTACAAACTCACTAGCTAACAGTTTCGGCGCCTCAGCGTCAGTGCATCTGATGATGGGCATGGAGTTCGCGATGTTGTTGATCGATCTCGCGAATATCTCCTTGCACACACTGCTGAATTTCTATGAGTTTTATAAGTCCCATAGCCATGGCACGCAGCGTCGTCGTAATATTGTCGATGATGGTGACGGCGAAATGGATGACAATCAGTTTATGGGGCTAGAAGGAAAGTTCATTTATGAAAGAATCATCGATATAGCAACTAGATTCCTCAAGACTGTGCTGCATGCTTTGTTGCTAATTCCATTCAAAATGCCAATGATGCTGATAAAAGACGTTCTCTGGGACTTTCTGACACTGCAACAGAATGCGAAAACTTTATGGAAAACTTGGCGAAATAACAAGCAATTGGATTATAAGCTTCCAACAGTGACGCAAGAACAGATGGGGGACGTGGATAATATGTGTATCATCTGCATGGATGAGCTTTTTACTGGACAGGATGGATCCAGTCATCGCAACAAGCCCAAGAAGTTGCCCTGTGGACATGTTCTCCATCTATGTtgtttgaagaattggatgGAAAGATCTCAAACCTGTCCTATCTGCAGATTGGCTGTCTTTGACGAAAATGGTAATGTTGCACAGTCCACATCTAGTCCAAGTCCCACAACGACAGAGACTGAAGGCCAACCTAGCGGTACCAGTGGGGAACCAGCTGCGTTCACGATGCAAGCTTCAGATGCAGAAACGCAAGAACCGGGAGCCTCAGCCGTGCAGCATGGTAACGAAGATACGGATGGTAATCCTAACCGAGGTACCAGAAATACTTGGTATACGTTCCCTATAGAAGAATCCAGTAATGATTCTGTATGTTTCACTATGAAGAGCGCAAATGGTGATCAACTGATTCCTGCTAGGCTAcgctttgaaaagaaaacTGACATTGAAAGTTCAAACAATGGACTGAATGACGATAATGATAGTAATGAGGTTGAGGTGATTGTAATACCAGACGATGCTATTAGTGATCAACAAAATATTGAGGGtctgaaaagaagaatttcaGAATTGGAGAGTCAAGTTGAGGATCTCACTAAACGCGTGAGAAAGGATTAG